From a single Lewinella sp. LCG006 genomic region:
- a CDS encoding S10 family peptidase: MHRLLLVLLLATTTIFLQAQKEELRKFVTEHQDHFGRYTAIGEEMAMLDKEGQAEAIIWSVSYLRKDVEQSTARPVMFVFNGGPGSASVWLHMGLFGPQLAQVASDAKADDGAAPFVMVENPYSLLDLVDLVFIDPVGTGYSRVVNNGKESNYWGLNEDATSIATFIRKWINQYKRWNAPKFIAGESFGTTRAAGVVRALHQDGQDMALNGLVLISQALDYTGSTPEPDNLIAFLTYLPTMAATAWYHKQAGQEHTLADFVEEARKFTYDEYAPALLRGNTLTAEAKEHIAQRLVYFTGLDKAYILRADLRVTATRFRKELLRNQGLTIGGLDSRYTLEEYDQTAATPTHSDAASTAISSAYTAALHTHFANNLAIDMELPYMTSNRRIYPKWNWRPVSPEQSWEPAYVNVAPQLSWAMRANQQLEVMVANGYYDLVTPFFDAEYTFQRHGILSDRVEMRYYEGGHMMYTQHDELKQLAADIRAFLTRCLAQ, translated from the coding sequence ATGCACCGATTACTACTAGTACTGCTACTCGCTACAACGACCATTTTTCTACAAGCGCAAAAGGAAGAGCTGCGTAAATTCGTCACGGAACACCAGGATCATTTTGGTCGCTACACCGCAATAGGGGAAGAGATGGCAATGCTTGATAAAGAAGGGCAGGCAGAGGCCATCATTTGGTCGGTGAGCTATTTACGCAAAGATGTTGAGCAATCAACTGCCCGCCCGGTCATGTTTGTTTTTAATGGTGGTCCGGGTTCTGCTTCCGTTTGGTTGCACATGGGCTTGTTTGGCCCTCAGCTGGCACAGGTAGCCAGTGATGCCAAGGCGGATGACGGCGCTGCCCCTTTTGTCATGGTCGAGAACCCCTACAGTTTGCTCGATCTGGTCGACCTGGTTTTTATCGACCCCGTGGGCACGGGCTACAGCAGGGTTGTCAATAATGGTAAAGAAAGTAATTATTGGGGGCTGAATGAGGATGCGACCTCTATTGCTACCTTCATCCGTAAGTGGATTAATCAATACAAGCGCTGGAATGCACCAAAATTTATCGCCGGAGAAAGCTTTGGCACCACGCGTGCAGCTGGGGTCGTAAGGGCACTTCACCAGGATGGGCAGGATATGGCTCTAAATGGACTGGTATTGATCTCTCAGGCGCTCGATTACACGGGATCAACACCGGAGCCCGATAACCTTATTGCTTTTCTGACCTACCTTCCTACGATGGCTGCTACGGCTTGGTACCACAAACAAGCAGGCCAGGAACACACCCTCGCCGACTTTGTGGAAGAGGCGCGCAAATTTACCTACGATGAATATGCGCCTGCACTTTTGAGGGGGAATACCTTGACGGCGGAGGCTAAAGAACATATTGCCCAGCGACTGGTCTATTTTACCGGATTGGATAAAGCCTATATCCTTCGCGCTGATCTGCGGGTAACTGCTACGCGTTTTCGGAAAGAACTCCTCCGTAACCAGGGGCTCACCATTGGGGGGCTTGACAGCAGATACACCTTGGAAGAATACGATCAAACAGCTGCTACGCCTACCCATAGCGACGCTGCAAGTACGGCCATCAGCAGTGCTTATACGGCTGCTCTGCATACCCACTTTGCCAATAATCTGGCCATTGATATGGAATTGCCTTACATGACATCCAATCGGCGTATCTACCCCAAGTGGAATTGGCGGCCTGTTTCCCCCGAGCAGTCGTGGGAACCCGCCTATGTGAACGTTGCCCCCCAGTTAAGTTGGGCGATGCGGGCCAACCAGCAACTGGAGGTCATGGTGGCTAATGGCTATTACGATCTGGTAACCCCCTTCTTCGATGCGGAGTACACTTTTCAACGCCATGGCATCCTTTCGGATCGTGTGGAGATGAGGTATTACGAAGGAGGCCACATGATGTACACCCAACACGACGAATTAAAACAACTGGCGGCAGATATCCGTGCTTTTCTAACGCGCTGTT
- a CDS encoding nucleotidyl transferase AbiEii/AbiGii toxin family protein — MIKKESLGGEWIKAVAGKRKSDPILVEKVIRALYLLELLQQSKLPFIFKGGTALMLLLSEPKRFSIDIDIVVSDKPDHVTHLFDQLIENSDFLEYKEDERKTNSKIEKAHYKFYYKPISNARAESEYILLDILYEMSHYGDYVQDIVISSPFLISEGVDISVTVPVPEAILGDKLTAYAPKTTGIPYGVGKEVEIIKQLFDVGHLFDMTEDLEIVASVFDRFAQTELAYRALKQTRNEVLEDILQTGTVICTRGQSGEGAFDELQRGIKNIRNFIFSESFYLEKAMVSAAKASYLTALIKASKNEIKRFTDPMEITDWSIEQPFETKLNKLKKSNPEAFFYWYHTVKLIKSLS, encoded by the coding sequence ATGATAAAAAAAGAATCACTGGGAGGGGAGTGGATCAAAGCGGTCGCTGGAAAGCGAAAATCAGACCCTATTCTGGTAGAAAAAGTAATCAGAGCACTCTACCTGTTGGAGTTACTACAACAAAGCAAACTCCCTTTTATCTTCAAAGGCGGTACTGCTCTCATGTTACTGCTATCCGAGCCCAAGCGGTTTTCCATTGATATTGACATTGTCGTTTCCGACAAACCTGATCATGTTACGCACCTATTTGACCAGCTTATTGAAAACTCAGACTTTCTCGAATATAAAGAGGATGAAAGGAAAACTAACTCCAAGATTGAAAAGGCACATTACAAATTCTATTACAAGCCTATCTCTAATGCAAGAGCCGAATCCGAATATATCTTATTGGATATACTCTATGAAATGAGTCACTATGGAGATTACGTACAAGACATAGTCATCTCATCTCCGTTCTTGATTTCTGAAGGAGTGGACATCAGTGTTACTGTTCCCGTACCGGAAGCGATACTAGGGGATAAGCTAACGGCTTATGCACCAAAAACTACTGGAATTCCTTATGGAGTGGGTAAGGAAGTAGAAATTATTAAACAACTTTTCGATGTCGGTCATCTCTTTGATATGACCGAAGACTTGGAAATTGTGGCCTCTGTATTTGACCGCTTTGCCCAGACAGAATTGGCCTATCGAGCATTGAAACAGACCCGCAATGAAGTGTTAGAAGATATCTTGCAGACGGGGACAGTTATTTGCACCAGAGGACAATCGGGAGAAGGAGCATTTGATGAATTGCAAAGGGGAATTAAAAATATAAGAAACTTCATCTTCTCAGAAAGCTTTTATTTGGAAAAAGCTATGGTGTCAGCTGCCAAAGCTAGCTATTTGACAGCATTAATTAAGGCTAGCAAAAATGAGATAAAACGGTTTACTGACCCAATGGAAATAACCGATTGGAGCATTGAGCAACCTTTTGAAACCAAGCTTAATAAATTGAAAAAATCTAATCCGGAGGCTTTTTTCTATTGGTACCACACGGTAAAATTGATTAAGTCATTGAGTTAA
- a CDS encoding aminopeptidase P family protein — protein sequence MNIPSRIEHLRAEMAHHNITAYLVPSSDPHQSEYVAPRWQTRAWLSGFTGSAGTLIVTAEGAGVWTDSRYFIQGEAQLAGSGITLERQQVPHAPEHVDWLVENLRAGQQLGFDGRVVSLSQARFLEEKLSTKGIKLNAKYDLAANFWEDRPKVPTSEVYAFDTAYAGQSRAEKLTEIRTWLTKVGVDAVLLVALDEIAWTLNIRAADVAFNPVCLSYLLVTKNDAQWFVGKERIDQKLSTALKEDGVEVADYSKIETALQNFPASQQLAIDPTTLSYRFYELLAGKDLKESGSPVVMMKAIKNKTEIQHFRNVMCKDGVALLRLFRWLEKTLKTTTVTEVEISERLAEFRSQQNLYKGESFPAIVGYNGNGAIVHYHAEPATCASLNASGILLLDSGGQYLDGTTDITRTVALGSTTMEQRRHFTLVLKGMIALSKARFPKGTGGAQLDTMARQFLWQEGLDYGHGTGHGVGFFLNVHEGPQGFATSAVTSRGRTALQPGMVTSNEPGFYRTGHYGIRIENLILCVEDRSTDYGNFLRFETLTLFPIDRRLLQLDMLSEEERKWLNDYHQQVLAGILPLLKEDEERTWLRQQCQPL from the coding sequence ATGAATATTCCTTCTCGTATAGAACATTTACGAGCCGAGATGGCTCATCATAATATCACGGCCTACTTAGTGCCGAGTAGCGATCCTCACCAGAGTGAATACGTTGCGCCACGCTGGCAGACACGTGCATGGTTGTCAGGGTTTACAGGCTCTGCCGGTACCTTGATCGTTACGGCCGAGGGCGCGGGCGTTTGGACAGACTCCCGTTATTTTATTCAGGGCGAAGCGCAATTGGCAGGCAGTGGCATCACACTGGAACGGCAACAAGTGCCTCACGCACCTGAGCACGTAGACTGGTTGGTGGAAAACCTGCGCGCGGGCCAACAACTGGGCTTTGACGGCCGGGTGGTATCCTTGAGCCAGGCTCGATTCCTGGAAGAAAAACTTAGTACTAAAGGGATCAAGCTAAATGCAAAATACGACTTGGCTGCGAATTTCTGGGAAGATCGCCCTAAGGTTCCAACCAGTGAGGTGTATGCTTTTGATACGGCCTATGCCGGGCAAAGCCGCGCCGAAAAGCTGACTGAAATTCGTACCTGGTTGACCAAGGTGGGGGTAGATGCTGTGCTGCTGGTGGCCCTGGATGAAATTGCCTGGACTTTAAACATCCGAGCGGCAGACGTAGCTTTTAATCCCGTCTGTTTGAGCTATCTTTTGGTTACTAAAAACGATGCACAATGGTTTGTTGGCAAAGAGCGTATTGACCAAAAATTAAGCACTGCTCTCAAAGAAGATGGCGTAGAAGTGGCAGATTATTCGAAGATTGAAACGGCCTTGCAAAATTTCCCCGCCTCTCAGCAATTGGCCATTGATCCCACGACGCTAAGCTATCGTTTTTACGAGCTACTGGCGGGTAAAGACCTCAAAGAGTCAGGTAGCCCGGTGGTGATGATGAAGGCCATTAAGAACAAGACGGAAATCCAGCATTTTCGCAATGTAATGTGCAAAGACGGAGTAGCCTTGTTGCGTTTATTCCGTTGGTTAGAAAAGACCTTGAAGACCACCACTGTTACCGAAGTTGAGATTAGTGAGCGGCTGGCAGAATTTCGCAGCCAGCAAAATCTTTACAAAGGAGAAAGTTTTCCAGCGATTGTAGGGTATAATGGTAATGGCGCGATTGTTCACTACCACGCTGAGCCTGCAACATGCGCCAGCTTGAATGCTTCGGGAATCTTACTGCTGGATAGCGGCGGGCAATACCTGGATGGAACCACAGATATAACCCGAACCGTAGCACTAGGAAGCACCACCATGGAGCAGCGGCGACACTTTACGCTGGTCCTCAAAGGCATGATAGCACTGAGTAAGGCCCGGTTTCCCAAAGGGACGGGAGGCGCACAGCTCGATACGATGGCTCGCCAGTTTCTTTGGCAGGAAGGCTTGGACTATGGACATGGTACCGGGCACGGTGTTGGGTTTTTTCTCAATGTTCACGAAGGACCACAGGGGTTTGCCACCAGTGCGGTCACCAGTCGCGGGCGCACCGCTTTACAGCCAGGAATGGTGACCAGTAATGAGCCAGGGTTCTATCGCACGGGGCATTATGGTATTCGTATTGAAAACCTCATCTTGTGTGTAGAAGACCGCAGTACAGACTACGGCAATTTCCTCCGTTTTGAAACCCTGACGCTTTTCCCGATTGACCGTCGTCTACTACAGTTGGACATGCTTTCGGAAGAAGAGCGCAAATGGCTCAATGATTACCACCAACAGGTTTTGGCAGGGATATTACCGCTGTTGAAAGAAGACGAAGAACGAACCTGGCTACGCCAGCAATGCCAACCTTTATAA
- a CDS encoding DUF6577 family protein, translated as MVKTYIIAKQSLHIKEFVMHFGEAQEISVTDIIQFYQGLEKDIKRSTVDWRIYELKNEGILHRVSRGVYSLHEVRHYIPEITRSNKLLYTSFKNQFPFVEGCLWHTMWINEFMLHQVGRFYTILEVEKDFMEAVFYGLKELGKEIYLNPSEEVLDKYVSSKKAPLIIISLVSEAPIQKVNGINTVTLEKMLVDLVCNETLFAAQQGVELKRIFRSAHEKYAISETKLLRYASRRNKKEEVETLYRDVQRNGNKL; from the coding sequence TTGGTTAAAACATATATTATCGCAAAGCAATCTTTACATATCAAGGAATTCGTAATGCACTTTGGGGAAGCCCAAGAAATTTCGGTGACTGATATTATCCAGTTTTACCAAGGATTAGAAAAGGACATCAAAAGGTCTACTGTAGACTGGAGAATTTATGAGCTAAAAAACGAAGGCATTCTGCACCGCGTTTCAAGGGGGGTGTACTCCCTACATGAAGTGCGTCATTACATTCCGGAAATTACCCGTTCGAACAAACTTTTATACACCTCCTTTAAGAACCAATTCCCCTTTGTAGAGGGCTGCCTTTGGCATACGATGTGGATCAACGAATTTATGCTTCATCAAGTAGGTCGGTTTTATACTATACTGGAAGTAGAAAAGGATTTTATGGAAGCGGTCTTTTATGGATTGAAAGAATTGGGTAAAGAAATTTATTTAAATCCTTCTGAAGAAGTGCTTGACAAATATGTTTCTAGCAAAAAAGCCCCTCTGATCATAATAAGTCTGGTGTCAGAGGCACCCATTCAAAAAGTAAACGGCATTAACACGGTAACACTAGAAAAGATGCTCGTAGACTTGGTTTGTAATGAAACCCTCTTTGCCGCTCAACAAGGTGTAGAACTAAAACGTATTTTTAGGTCCGCCCATGAGAAATATGCCATAAGTGAAACTAAATTATTGCGGTATGCCAGTAGGAGAAATAAAAAAGAAGAAGTAGAAACTTTATACCGGGACGTACAAAGAAACGGCAATAAATTATAA
- the rpoN gene encoding RNA polymerase factor sigma-54, which yields MLKQTISQKMLQKLSPQQIQLMKLLQVPTVNLEQRIKEELEANPALEEGLEREDRLVEEQENRDEATEDNFELDEYLQDYIDDDPSSYKLSANNYSQDEEDRTIPISVQQSFHEHLEEQLGLLRLNNEQEETIALQIIGSIDEDGYLRRSPTAILDDLMFSQNIFTDEATVKKILQMIQRFEPPGIGAQDLQECLLLQLDLKLEDNFELDDEDLINLKRAKLIIRKYFDAFTKKHYEKLQKQLEISQDELRDAIGEILKLNPKPASGFSTANQRTAQYVTPDFFIFTRDGELELELNSRNAPDLRVSDQYRDMLRSYRNNRRNGTSNREQKEAVVFIKQKIDSAKWFIDAIVQRQQTMYNTMYTIMQYQYDFFLTGDKKRLRPMILKDIAEITNLDISTISRVANSKFVQTEFGTFRLKEFFSESLSTTDGEDVSTTEVKNVLKDIIDAENKSKPLSDQKLMDLLREKGYDIARRTVAKYREQLGVPVARLRKEL from the coding sequence ATGCTCAAGCAGACGATAAGTCAGAAAATGCTCCAAAAGCTGTCGCCACAGCAGATTCAGTTGATGAAGCTGTTGCAGGTGCCAACTGTCAATTTAGAGCAGCGCATCAAGGAGGAACTAGAGGCTAACCCTGCTTTGGAAGAAGGCTTGGAAAGGGAAGACCGTTTGGTGGAAGAACAGGAAAATCGGGACGAAGCCACTGAGGATAATTTCGAATTAGACGAATACCTGCAGGACTACATCGACGACGACCCTTCCTCCTATAAATTATCGGCCAACAACTATAGCCAAGACGAAGAAGACCGAACCATCCCTATCTCTGTTCAACAAAGTTTCCACGAGCACCTGGAAGAACAATTAGGCCTGTTACGTCTCAATAATGAGCAAGAAGAAACGATTGCTTTACAAATTATTGGCAGTATCGACGAAGATGGCTATCTCAGACGTAGCCCTACCGCCATTCTGGACGATCTGATGTTCTCGCAAAACATCTTCACGGATGAAGCTACGGTAAAGAAAATCCTGCAAATGATCCAGCGCTTTGAGCCTCCCGGCATCGGCGCACAAGACTTGCAAGAGTGCCTGCTACTGCAACTCGACCTTAAACTTGAAGACAACTTTGAGCTCGACGACGAAGATCTGATCAACTTAAAGCGGGCAAAGTTGATTATCCGAAAATACTTTGATGCCTTCACCAAAAAGCATTACGAAAAGCTCCAAAAGCAACTGGAGATTAGTCAAGATGAATTGCGCGACGCAATCGGCGAAATTCTAAAACTCAATCCCAAACCTGCCAGCGGTTTTAGCACCGCCAACCAGCGAACGGCACAATACGTAACCCCTGACTTCTTTATCTTCACCCGTGATGGAGAACTAGAACTGGAACTCAATAGCCGCAACGCGCCCGACCTGAGGGTCAGCGACCAATACCGCGACATGCTACGTTCCTACCGCAATAATCGCCGCAATGGCACCAGCAACCGGGAGCAGAAAGAAGCTGTCGTTTTTATCAAACAAAAGATAGACTCGGCCAAATGGTTCATTGACGCCATCGTCCAACGCCAGCAGACCATGTACAATACCATGTACACCATCATGCAATACCAGTACGACTTTTTCCTTACGGGAGATAAAAAGCGCTTGCGGCCGATGATCTTGAAAGATATTGCAGAAATTACCAACCTCGACATTTCTACGATCTCCCGAGTAGCCAACAGTAAATTTGTACAAACGGAATTTGGCACCTTCCGCCTGAAGGAATTTTTCTCCGAAAGCCTCAGTACTACCGATGGCGAAGACGTCTCCACCACTGAAGTAAAAAATGTCCTCAAAGACATCATCGACGCCGAAAACAAATCCAAACCCCTCAGCGACCAAAAACTCATGGACCTCCTCCGAGAAAAAGGTTATGACATTGCCCGCCGCACCGTCGCTAAATACCGGGAACAATTGGGGGTGCCGGTGGCACGGTTGAGGAAGGAGTTGTAG